The Oryzias latipes chromosome 1, ASM223467v1 genome contains a region encoding:
- the LOC111946393 gene encoding uncharacterized protein LOC111946393: MTERTGHSPDPADPEGLRFAVTQQGIALGRQAESLNQMATVQQDLFRRLDGISHALMDLTGQQSSIAAASTSFSATGSPGPAIANAANENIRLQPEVFHGDVKACGGFLLQCRLIFQQAPRHYHADQSKITLIVNSLRGKALQWAQAFLTANPIHQVPFERFINEFCLVFDQPRKEEEATRRLLALRQRSRSVRGPPEEPMQIGHSKLTPEERQRRRDEGTCFYCGQSGHLVHQCTLRLNAKTPR; the protein is encoded by the exons atgacagaacggactggccatagcccagacccagctgacccggaaggactccgcttCGCAGTCACGCAGCAGGGGATTGCTCTGGGACGCCAAGCGGAATCACTGAACCAGATGGCCACCGTCCAGCAGGATCTTTTCCGTCGGCTGGATGGAATATCTCATGCCCTAATGGACCTTACCGGTCAGCAATCTTCCATCGCCGCAGCCAGCACCTCCTTCTCCGCCACCGGAAGTCCGGGCCCCGCTATCGCTAACGCAGCTAACGAAAACATCCGGCTTCAACCCGAGGTCTTCCATGGTGACGTCAAAGCATGCGGGGGTTTCCTCCTACAATGTCGGCTAATTTTCCAGCAGGCTCCGCGACATTACCACGCCGATCAAAGCAAAATAACCCTCATCGTGAACTCTCTTAGGGGTAAGGCGCTCCAATGGGCGCAGGCTTTTCTTACTGCCAATCCCATACACCAGGTCCCATTCGAGCGTTTCATAAATGAGTTTTGTCTGGTGTTCGACCAGCCCCGCAAGGAGGAAGAAGCTACTCGCCGATTACTAGCTCTCAGGCAACGCAGCAGATCA GTCAGAGGACCCCCGGAGGAACCTATGCAAATAGGACACTCCAAACTTACACCTGAGGAGCGGCAGAGACGTAGAGACGAAGGTACCTGTTTTTACTGTGGACAGTCGGGTCATCTCGTTCACCAGTGTACCTTACGTTTAAACGCCAAGACCCCCcgctag